The stretch of DNA TCTTTCAGGCGATAGAAGCCGATCAACACGCCAGAGGGAACCTGACGGCCCTGACGCCAAACGGACTGTCACAGAACATTTGAACGCCTGACGTCTGACGTTCATGATACTGTGACTGCTCGTTATTAAGTCTATTACGTCTTCACATATTTgtgactttcttttttcatttattatcgTTACTTTATTAGTAAGAATATATTGCATATGCTTTCATagtataaaacaacatcacagtCAAATATTACTGATAAAAGCTTGACTCAAGCAAACAACATTGAAGCTCTCGTGAATGAAAACACTTGAAAACGAGGTCGACGcagaaaaacagctgatgtcGCCGTCGTTTATCGTCAGCTCCTCGGCGGCCTCCCGCTCAGTTATTGCTCGTGTTCTTCTCCGCAGTATTAAAGCAGTTGTATGGCTACACGTGcagagtctgtgtgttttttcttcttcagcgcGTGGCGGTTCGTCGCGAGAGGTCAGTTCAAGGTGCCGCGGCAGCCTTCCGCTCCACACAGGCAAGGAATCTTTGTGTCCTCGATGGGGAACTTGTAGTCGTACGTGAGCTCCTCGTTGACGCTTATCGTCTGCCGGGAGTATATCACTATCTTCTTCTGAGACTCCACGGTGATGATCTTAGCGTAGCAATTAGgctgcaagacaaaaaaaacaaacacatgatgagTGCAGATGagtaacatttaggaaggtttaTTTACAGACATGCAACACAGTAGctataagtgtgtttgtatcacTTCAAAAATAGTAAATCAAAAGTGAAAGATATTTTGTCTTATCTCACTTTTATGTCGCTAATTCTCACAAATTCCACACATTGACCTCATCAAAGCAGCTGTCACTCACATTGCAGCTGTGGTTGATAAATCTGGCCAAATTCCCACATTTGGTGGCATCGATGATGGTGTCCTGATCCACCCGGAACAAATAGCTGCTCCCGATGCCCTGCTCCTCGTATTTCTGCTCCCTCATGTCGGCGATGACCtgagcagaaaagaaaacagatgctCTCACACTCCTGGAAACTCCCCAGAACAACCAGAGGCTCCCTGCGGGCCTCTGAcagaacattcacacacacacacacacacacacacacacacgttcttcTTACAGGCCGGATTATtactgtctcacctgtctgatGATTTGACCCACGTACTCAATCACCATCTCATCTGCTGCGATCGGCTCCATGGCGAACAGCCCCCACTCATGGATGTGGCTGCGGCTGAAACAGATCCTCTTCTTTcgaaactgaaaaacacaagaaaaaaaagtgtgtcaaGGCCGTTGtcttgtggtttcctgttttattttgaaattcctcTCTCCTGTCGCTTCAGGTAACTTGCTCCTTCCCCTTGTGTTTGCCTGCCAGTCTGATTgtctgattgtttccacctgttccccactACCATCGGCTCCCTTTGTCTGTTGCCAGTTCGTCTTGTGAACCAGGGAAGCAGCGTAACTCCCGTGCCACTGTCTTGTCAggtatttgtactttttgtttgctactttgtcaagctcttgttttttttagtagtttttccctcaaaaGAGTGAAATTGGTTTCTTAGTTTTCcctcaaaaaagtgattttatctTAGTTTTTCCCTCAAAAGAGTAATTTTGtcttagttttttgttttttttcgtgcAATGGGGTCTGGGTCCTTGTCCTGGTGTGACGGCAGTTTTCTCAAAACATCTGCAAAAACTGGTCTGAACAGCTGGATACCTGCAGGTCTACATGAGAACAAACAGCCACAGGAGCTGGTGATTTCTAATACAGGGACCGAACATATTCAAACATTAATATCAACACTATATAAATCCATGTGTATTGACAAGAATCTAACACAACGTAAATTTAacgtttaaatatttatttatctaatcTAATGATATTTTTTCACAATTCactgagtaaataaataactgtttAGTTGGTTTACACAGATGCTCTGTATGTACATCTCTTACCTTCAGCTGGTTGAACTTAACCAGGTCACTGTCGCAGCTGAAAGAGGACAGCAGGCGGCGCTGTTCAGACCTGAAGTCAGACCCGGCGCGCACCGACGTTCCCTGCACACGTGAACAAACGCTGTGTGTGAACATATTTACCTCTGAATGCAACAAACGTCCCACACGTCATCACATTTCTCACCTGAGATCTGGTGGACGGAAGCTCAGCGTCCGGCTCCGTCAGTCCGAGGTATTTCAGTTTGTCCTTCCTGCTGATTTGATAGAAACCTTCGCAGCGAGCGCAGCCGCTCCTGTGCTTCGGCCGCCAGTGTTGGTGTTCGTCGCTGTTCTCTGTGACCACTTTAGTGAGTGAGCAACAGTTAAagtgcaataaacacaatttaagaTTCATTTAAAAGTTCCCAAAAAAGTTCTACAATCaattttaaacatgtaaaataagGATATAAATGTCAGTAATCATACGAATACCTAATGCATATACATGTACCAGCCacttttattaggtacacatgtttAACTGCACgtaaatgcaaatatctaatggGAACCCATTAAAATTGTGTAGATCCAGGATTTCTTTGGTTCTGTTTTAGGACAGATTCATCATTTATCCTGTGGATCTTTGGCCTTGTTAAAGGCCGAGGCTCTACAGAGTTCTATTGTAATGAACTTTTGTCACAAGGATATGAGGGTGGGGGATCCAGACTGTGTCATTGAGCCATCCAAAGCCGTTATCGTGCTCCTGCAGCCTGTCGTACGTGCACCGCAGCAGCCTCGCATCTTCTTCATCCAGACCTTCCGTCCAAACGCTGTGAAGGATCCTCCGCTCCCTGCACCGCGAACGACCGCGGTATCGGCACGGACCGGCGATCCTTTTGAGAGACTTCTGACGATGCAGCGTCCTCTTTAACCTTCTCCACTGTTTCCGCCGAAACGACGACGAGTTCTCCTTGTGCAGAACGCCGAGCACGTTCTCCAGTCCCCGTAAGGGCTCCGTTCTCATACGCGACGTGATCAACACGTCAGCGGCGTCCAGAGAGGAATCGGAGAGGCTGCGAGGCGAGGAGGACGCGTTCATGGGGAAGCCTCTGTCAGATAACATCACCTGAGAGGAGGCGACGCTGCGTGCTGTCCTCCTGTAGACGGCTGCTCTTCGAGGTAGGACGATGTCTCTTCCAGGAGTCTTCGGGGCTGTTGTATAAGGATTGCTGCACATAGATGGAACAGGTGGTGGGCTGCTCAGCGGCGAACACATGGCTGCGCTACCGTCTGACAGTGTCGTCTCTCTGCCCGGCGTTGCCGGAGCTCTCGCAGAGCTGAACTGACTCCATCCGCTTCTCTCCTCCCTGCCGGGGGTTTTCGGTACCTCCTGGTATAAATGGTAGGAGGCGGCGGGAGGCTCGGAGGGAACGTGAACCAGTTCGCCGCTCATTGGTGAGAGAGGCGGGTATTCACCGGCCTCACACAAGTCCTCGCTTCCCGGTTCAGCCTCCGTGCCCCGGCCCGGCGTCTGCGGCCGCTCGACCTCCTCCACAGCAGGAGATGTGGGTTTGCTTTTCATCAGGAGGTCGGGGTCGCTGTCCAGCAGGCACCCGGTGGGCGTGAGAGGCCTCAGGCTCTCCGTGATCTCTGGAGACGCCACCGTCCACTGAGGGCTCTGCAGGTCCACATCCAGATACGGTTCAACTGCAACACAGAGGAATAATCTGTAAGCATCTAGGAAACGTTGGTCTGAAACCTTTCATATTTTGcttgattgaatgaatgaaattaagTTATTTAGTATTTCATCTAAGCTCAAAGCTGCAGTAGCCTGAACGCATATGGATTTTTAAGCTGAAGcttcaaacacaaatgaagagAAACTGGGGattgttgcactctgcagtctcaccattagatgtcagtaATCTGTTCATAATCTACAGCACGAGAGACATAAGAACCTGTAAATCCTAGAGGCGACGGGGGCTGTGGATCCTGGAGTCGACTGGTTTGAGGGTCCATCAGATCCTGTAAGTGGCGGGTGTCGTGTGGACAGGACGGGTACCGGTTCTCGTCACGCTGCCGCTGCACCCGGAAAGTGTGAGACACGTCCTGCAGACAGAGATCCAGCAGAGTGCCGGGGGTAAGCGGGGCAGCTGAGGGGTGAAGAGGAGGCTCCAGCTCCATCGATTCGTCCTCCGACGATATCACGATGCAACTCCCGTCATCCTCCTCGTCATCGTCTTCTAGACTGAGGTTGGAGCAGGACGAGTCCTCGAAGCTGTCTGAGGAGAAGGAGTCGGGGGAGCGGATGTCTGAGGAGTGCTCACTTTCCCCCGAGGAGCTGTACTCTGACACAGACTCTAACGCTGTAAACACATGAAGGTTTGTTGTGAGTCGTCTTCAGTCAGTCGACGTTTCAACGCTTAGGACTTCATGACTTACCGCCGCCGTGTGATCCGTCAGGGACGTGGGAGGTGACGGCCGCGTCGCCCTCTCTGGGCTTCTGTGCCACTTCATTCTCAAGCTGGGTTTGAATACTGTCATCTTCATCGTAATCATCCTCGCCATCATCTCTGTGAGACTAAACAGAGCAAGGTGTCATTTTAAGTTTAAAGAGTCTGAAACGACAATCGAGGGATTTATTTGAGTTTATTCTAACTTTAAAagaatgtaatttttttttaccagctttGGAGAAGCACAGCTGTCCAGCACAACAGCGTCCACCTTGCCCGCTGTTGTCACTTCCCCTCGCCCTGAGTCGTCCGCTTCTTCCCCTTCCCCGCCGTCGTCGTCACTGTCTAGTGCGTGCGGTCTGGCATGTCTGCGTTTAGGCCCCTCAGGTGCAGGCTGCGCCGCGTCTTCCGCCTGCGGCGCGTCCTCCGCCTGCGGCACGTCCTCCGCCTGCTTCACATCTGCAGGGGGAACGAGAAGAAGAGCCGAGGATCAGACCACAGTCTCGTTACAGTGACGTGAATAAGGCTGCAATTTACTGACCGGACGAGGACAACGCGCCGTCTGTGTCTTTCAACGACGCAGGGTCGCTCGCCGTTTTCCTTTTCACCTGCGTGACATTGTTGTGTAAGTCATTTTAGGGTTAAGCTTCACTCAGAGGACAAATGATTCACGGTTTACCTTGAACGACGGCAAAGGAGGTTTTTTGCTCATGTGACCGAGGAGGTGGATTTGTTTGTGCGTCTGCTCCAGAACGCCGTTCTTCACCGGAGAAACTTTAACAAACGCGTTCAATGGTTTGGTGATGAGAGCACAGAGCACAGAGGGTGAAGGACGTACCTGCTGTTTCTTCTCCTGGCCGTCCCACCACTCCTCAAACACCCTGAAAGACACGCCTTCAATCATCCGCCGCACGATGTCCTTCTTAATGATGGACTTCAACTCGTCCGTGACGACCTCGAGGACTTTTTCCACCGTGACCTTGTGAGGGTCATACAGTGGCggtcgtggtggtggtggtggtggaggtacAAACGGGTTGAACCTGGGGAAAGGAGGAGCGGGCCAGGGCGGTGGAGGGTGTGACATAGAGAAGTGGTATGTGGGCACAGGAGGCGGAACCGAGGGCGGGACCATCAAAGGCGGAGGCGGTCCCAAAAATGCTGGCGGCGGAGGATTCGATGGAGGAGGAATGGGGATTCCTGTCAGATACGCAGGGGGGCGGGTCCAGCCTGGAGGCGGGATGGGGATGGAACCATTTGGCAGGCgaggggggacgggggggagTGACGGAGGAAAGGGAGGAATGGGGAAAGGGAAAGATGGAACAGGTGGGTGAGAGTTTCCCGCTGTAACTGCTCGAGGAAGTCTGGGGccgaggtgagagagagaggagttgtCCTTCGATGGCGTCGACCTCTTACTCAAATGTCCCTCAGCCTCAGCTGTGGCATGATTCTCCTGAGTGTGACGGAGGACAAACACTCATTATAAACGTTATATTACAACTATcaaccagacagacagacagactcctGACGGACACATCCTGCcgtcacacagagagaaagcaaGAGGAATTACCTGTGGATGAGATGACGACTGGAACCCTTTTGCATCATCTGTGTTGAAGTCAGTGGGAGACTGGGAGTTCCTCGTCAGGAATGAAACGGCTCGACTTGTCTCGTCCTCTTCGTCGTCACTGGGCGTGAGACGGACGTGGACGCGGTCGGACGTCGGGGGGACACAAGACGTAGGCGAGCACGCGAGAGAGTCGTCCGAGAACGGGGAGTTCTGAGCCGAGCAGGGCGACGTCGGCTGCGAGAGAACCTCGCCCTCTGAGAGCTCTGCGCTCCGGCTGCTGTTTGTTAGCAGGTTTTCAATGCGGGAGTCGAGACTCTCCGCCTCCGGCCGAGAGCTGTCGGACGAACGGTTGATGACAGACGGACAGAAGACGTGGTCTTCAGgagtctgctgctgctcggcTGTAAAATCAAAGCTCGGGACGGCGTCAGATGGAGCCGCGTTGCTGTCTCTGGAGTCCTGACAGTCAAAGGTTGGTTCTGTGTTGTTGTCAGTGAAGGACGGAGCGCCGGGGCCCCACAGCGCCGCCTGCTGACCACTCGCGTGCGACTGCGAGGAGAGGACGTACGCCGGGCAGTGCTTCAGGAGGAACTTGGTGTCGGAGACTTTGCCGGCGGCTCTGTGCTCGTACCTGGAGCGCTTGTGACGGCAGAGCTCTTGTCTCAAGTGTTTGTGGACGGTAAAGTTGGACGGCTCCCCCTGGAGGACCGGAGTCGCCTGAAGGCTGGAGTAGCAGGAGTCCTGGGAAAGAGGAGTCGCGGACAGGCACGGTGTGAGGGGCGTTCCCTGAGAACGCGGCGTGAGCCTGAAGCTGCAAGGTGTATCTTGCCAAATACTGGAGTACGCGGTGTCCATAGAGAGGGGTGTGGCAATGCTGGTGGGGCTGCAGACACTCCCCTGCTGCTGGGTGGCTTTGCCGCCCtggaagacatttaaaaataagttCACTGAGAAATGCAAACAGCTGCTTTAATCACGGGGAGCAGATTTGAAACACTCACCGGCAAACTGTCGACCAAGCTCTGCAGATCCTGCTCGCTGCTGCCAACGGGCAACGTCCACGGCGTGTAGAGACCGCGCAGGAGGAGCTGCAGATACCGAGCCCTGTTTTCTCCTGAGAACGTGTTCGTTTTCACATCACaattacaaacaaatacaatccACACAACACTTAACAAAGTGGAGACGTCACCTTTAGGGTCGATTTCCACGTGGATGATGTTGCCCATCACTGACGTCTGATGCAGCTGCTCGGCGGCGTCCCTCGCCGCACGCACGCTGTCGAACACGACCTTCGCGAGCCCTAGATGCTTCCTGTTTTTGGGGTTGTAGAATATCTCCACCTCCTCCGTGTTCCCATActtgctgcacatgtttgtcaGGAAGGGCTCCTTCACGTTGTCATTCAACCTGGAAAAGGTCACTTCCTTGGGGAGAACGGGACCGACGTACCACTCGTCCACCTGAGGGGAAACAGGACGACAGTTGTTGGTTATcgataatatacaatatataatgacTCATTTAGAGcggcaactaaccattattttcgtaatcgattaatctgttgattattttctcgatttatcgtttggtccataaaatgtcagaaaaccttaaaaaatgttgatcggtgttcgtcaaacctggagatgatgatgttcttaaacgtcttgttttgtccacaaaccaaaatcattcactttcaatgatttctttgttttatggagcaaagaaatgtagaaaatattcacatttaagaagtttaaacaagcaactcttgttttaatcatgaaaaaagcttcgaaacgattaatcgattataaacaTAGTTGCCAATTAATttactaatcaattaataatcgataatgttcttattattatttttccttgaAATTATAGAATACAACCCAAAACTGCATGACAAAAATTGGGAGAAGTGGGCAGGGCTAAAAACTGCcacaaaaaacttctattaggtcatctgatgtcgggtttaacgtacatgaacgaaacttggtacacacgctCTTTAGGTcaggacggtcaaaaaagtcaacgACGACCTtcctgtgaatcctacaggaaggccgccatcttggattgaccGCCAACTCAGAGGCTATTGGCATTTTTTGTGGTTCaacggtatttgaacgaactttaTTTCTGACTTATTTCCTCTCTAATCCTTTactgtttgtcattgtttttaatgttgttccAGCTCATTTTACTGCTTATGATACATTTAACAGAAATAGTTGAATTATACACATAATAatgaacattattattataataataactgctgttattatcattatgtatATTACCTTGAATTTTGGCACTGACAGCTCGGTCTTGCTGCTCTTGCTCCACGGGCGGCTGATGCGTGGATCTCTGACACAGTCCACGGGAAAAAGACCTAAGTCCTGCACCtgttcacacaaacaacaacagcagcagcagcagcgtcactgAACCGCGCGTGTGCTACCTTTGCAGGATCATCAtcgttattatcattatcatcatcatcattattattattatcatcgtcataattattattaataataatatcgtTATAATCTAAGCTCACAGGGATGTTAAACGCATGTCCATCATAACGGTAGACTTTGTAGAGTCCTTTGGTCAAAGCAGGGTCGATCATTAACTTGCAGCTTCTCCAGTGAGgcggtgtctctctctctctctcaggactCAGTCTGTCGCTGTCCATCACATTGGTCAAAGCCTGGAAAcataactaacaaacaaacaaacaaacaaataaacaaacaaaaacagcgtTAGCTCCGCCGCTGTGTAACACGCCCCGgcctacagacagacagacagacaggtgaggatGATGGAGAGCATCACCTGAGACGTAagcccctccctctcccacagAACCacgtcaaaacaaacaaaaacaaataaacccgAGTTTAATGTGCTCGCGCGTCGCTCACCTGAACCAAAGTCTCGCCCTTTGTCGAAACAACATTGCGGAGAACGCCACTGTGATTCACGGTGTCATCGCCCAGGCCTGACGTCACAGTCACGGAACCTGTAGATCCGTCCGCGAGGcggaggaacacacacacacacacacacacaggtggggGAGGAGCCAGGGGACAGCAGGTGTCAGGTGTGAAAGATCGATTTATTTATGGAGCTcaccaacaataacaataataatagtactaatgataataatgcaCAGCGTTAATAAGTaataacatgaataaatgaaagtttACAGCAGAAAGTCAAAGttcatgttgctgttgttattattaggtAAGGACTATTTTTATTAACTCTTTACAAACTGGGATGTTCTATAACGactgaataacaataataatactcatAACAGACAAATGTAGACTGTAAATCGCtatgcaaatgtttattttgtatatatttctatatgtaacacattaaaatgacatttaacctttatttaagcaAATAAAGTTGACACAGCATAATAAATACACTACTAGGgctgaatcgattattaatcgatgagtaaattaatcgtcaactattttgattatcgatTCAAGAGTTTGAGGAATCGagacaagttttctgatttttcagcttcgtaaatgtgaacattttctatataaataataataaataataaataatcgttagctgcagctctaaaagTTACAAGTTACGTTTTGGTTTATTTACGGAAGAAAAAAGTGTCTCGAAACCTTTTCAAACAAAAGCACAATGATCAAACACTTATTATCGCAGAGAGTAAACGTcctgacaaaaaacacatccgccTCCATGACAGTGTTTCTTCAGGGCCACactttgtgtttatgtctggGTTAAATcgacagtgaaaacactgaaaggCCGAGCAGTCCACGACTACGGCAGCCGTTCCTGTCTGTGTTCACTccaaacaacacagagaacgACTCACTCTCTGTTACATTGAAACACACTGCGTCACATTCCTGTATTCAgtcagttttgtgtgtgtgtgtgtgtgtgtgtcccctgtTGTCCTGCGTGTCACACACTTCTCACTCACACCGCTGACAGGATGACATGTGCACATCCGGACACATTTCCTGTGTGGTTTCCATCATGACATCgcacaaagaagaaataaatacacGCAACACTCACACATCCGTCAAATCCaatgtgttttattcaaacAGGCAAAACACAAACTCTGGAGAAATGATAACAGCAACACTCTCCCTATTTACAGTAACATACACggggttaaataaataaagctgagacatttctttgtttgtttaaaaaaggcTCATAGAACACTTTGTCCCACAGTGTCCACAGTCCACTTACAACAATAGCATTGAGTTGGAGATGATGATTGTTTTACTAAACTGAGCAGGTGATGCTGGGCCTGGGGGAGGCCTCAGGCCTGGAGGGGCCCAGGGCCCGGTGGCAGAGCAGCTGGTTCTGGTGGCTGTTGGTGGAGCCTGGGCCTGGTGGCCAGAtccatgttttctgtgtttagCAGCTGTTACAGCACCGTTACTAATGTAACTAATGTAATGAAGTACATTTACTCACATGACTGAGTAACTGAGGAGTTTTTTTTGCATACTTTTACgttttaaaagttacatttacttcagtgtggttttttttcggAAGTACTAAACTTCATCTATGTATTAAATCACATCTGTCAcggagtaaaaacaaaatgttggcctgaatttgaaataaaaataaaaacaggtggatgaagaggatgatgaggacaggtgaataaagaGGAAAGATGAAttaagaggacaggtgaatcatgaggacaggtgaatgaagaggatgatggggacaggtgaataaagaggatgatgacaggtgaataaaAAGGAGAGATTAAttaagaggacaggtgaatgaagaggatgatgaggacaggtgaataaagaGGAAAGATGAAttaagaggacaggtgaatcatgaggacaggtgaatgaagaggatgatgaggacaggtgaataaagaGGAAAGATGAAttaagaggacaggtgaatcatgaggacaggtgaatgaagaggatgatgaggacaggtgaataaagaggatgatgacaggtgaataaaAAGTTAAGATTAAttaagaggacaggtgaatgaagaggatgatgaggacaggtgaataaagaGGAAAGATGAAttaagaggacaggtgaatcatgaggacaggtgtatgaagaggatgatgaggacaggtgaataaagaGAGAAGATGAATTAAGAGGAGAGGTAAATCATGAGGACCGGTGAATAAAgaggatgatgacaggtgagtgataaggacaggtgaactggagttaattaaggtccctgagtgagaaagttaaagcatttgtgacctttgacccattttgactgacacattacGTGTTTTCAGATTTCATTTtgtcagcacatttaaaaacaatccatGTGggatttgtgttcccttgtcctttttgcacgacacaagaaaacCCAGACCTTGTTCCAAAAGTAACTAAGTACATTGGTAGagcagtacttttacttgagtagaatattccAGTGCTCTTCTCCACCTCTGCTCACCATGAACCACGAGAAGACAAACATCACCACAGATTAAgtatttaaaatcacatcaaaagtaaaagtacattgATAAAAATGTCCCGACACCTTAATAAATcctgtaaatacagtatatccttTAACATCTTTGGTAAGTGGGGATGCACATTGCGAGCGACGATGTGCAGATGAAATCGTAACAGCGCTGACTGACGTGTTTTCGTACCattaaagacacaaataaaaacaacacgagCAACAATTCCACAATGTGCCTCAGGACGAGAGAAATACAAACTCCACACTTTACACGCCGTGTGAACACGCTCAAGCttgtaaacaacacagaataATACTTGTAACAATTCATTCTTTACAAACAGCACGCGCTTCATGCTAACTGTGAACATCCACCTTCTCTTAAACGTAACATATGTACAGCAGCAACGACTGACGCAGTTGCCTTAGATTGCACACAAACATGGACGTGGACATAGAAACGTTCTCTCTGTTCCAGCGAGTAAAAGCTCTCACAGGACGTTCTGTCATTTAAATTTTAGACGCAGTAGGTGACCTTTGGTGagttttattgttattcttcTGTCTTTGTAACAAGAAATgacgtgtatgtgtatatactgtgtgtatacatgtgtaacCAGAGGCTTTCaccagtgtttttaaatgtaaacggACATTTTTGCGAGGGACGGACGAGGGAAAGCGACACAGgtacagagagaacatgcaactGGATCTCGTTTGGCTGACTAATAGCAGTCGTCATCCCTACGGTTCTACACGGACTATAAAGACTTCTGGAACCTATATAAAATGTGGATCTTCAATTCTTATCAAACCAGTAGAAGCCACGTATTTAACAATGTGTTATTCTGCCACTGACAGAAATCATGGCAACCCGAGAGCAACGATTTACCACTAAGTAGAACTATGTTCTGGATGTACATCCAAACGTGGACGGAGTCAAACACTTAAGCGTCgttcataaaaacattaaatacaaaGCTTTTCAGAGAGAGAATTCGTTGAGCGGCGATCACGGGAAATGAGCGACCGCCTTCAGCTCGTCGTTCTCGGTCCTGTGGTCCAGCTGGTTCTGGAGGCGGATGACCTGCTCCAGCTCCCGGATCTGCCGGTCCGTTTTGTGGCTGACGAGCGTGCGGTAAAAGTGCACGGCGAACACGATGAAGACGATGCCGAACGGCACCATGATGCACGTGGAGGCGATGGCCGCGGCCTCGCCCGAGCTGATGGTGCCGTTGTTCTCCGTTTTACTCCTGAGCGGCAGGAACTTGACCCAGCACAGGAGCATGACCTccgtgaggaagaggagcgtgCCGATGACCGTGGAGAAAGCCCACGCCAGCTCTATGTGGCGGTGCATGCGCTCGTGGGGAGACTCGTGGACCGAGTTGAGGTTGTGGACGTTGCTGACGGCCTCGAGGTTCGGGAGGATGCAGGTGCTGACCATGAGGGCGAAGAGGTGGACGGCAACCAGGACCGTGGTGCAGGCGCTGAAGGCTATGAGCAGACCTGGAGGGTACTCGTGTTCCGGCTCCAGCTGGACCTCCACCATGGCAACCTGGAAGGAACCAGACATTTCAAAGATGTCACAGGACTTCTATGGATGATAATCTGAGAATAACATGAATCCAATGCTACTGGATTAGCACCAGCACTGAATCAGCATTGAATTTTGAATATTTGACATCTTATATGGCTTGGTTAGAATTTAAACACCTGcacatgtatacatttatggttttttttttattaatgttttaatgtaaacgttagcattttagctcaatagcttccacgtcatgtgacactgactgAAAATCAGGGCAGGATAATATCAGAACAGTGGGAGTGGTTAAGGTACGGTATTTTATACCATTtgaatcctttttttatttaatgaaaacaaattgcaTTTGATATTTTTGAGGCTTTTTATTGCCTTTCAATTACtcacgttttattttgaaaaccgatAGTTGGTCCACACTATCCTCGCACtaactttttaatataatataatataatgtaatgtaatataatatgatatatgcACCACAGGTGAGGAAGGGAAGTCGTTGTATGTCTTTAGAAAATgagatgttttttaatgt from Solea solea chromosome 8, fSolSol10.1, whole genome shotgun sequence encodes:
- the LOC131463799 gene encoding histone-lysine N-methyltransferase SETD1B-A-like, with the protein product MDSDRLSPERERETPPHWRSCKLMIDPALTKGLYKVYRYDGHAFNIPVQDLGLFPVDCVRDPRISRPWSKSSKTELSVPKFKVDEWYVGPVLPKEVTFSRLNDNVKEPFLTNMCSKYGNTEEVEIFYNPKNRKHLGLAKVVFDSVRAARDAAEQLHQTSVMGNIIHVEIDPKGENRARYLQLLLRGLYTPWTLPVGSSEQDLQSLVDSLPGGKATQQQGSVCSPTSIATPLSMDTAYSSIWQDTPCSFRLTPRSQGTPLTPCLSATPLSQDSCYSSLQATPVLQGEPSNFTVHKHLRQELCRHKRSRYEHRAAGKVSDTKFLLKHCPAYVLSSQSHASGQQAALWGPGAPSFTDNNTEPTFDCQDSRDSNAAPSDAVPSFDFTAEQQQTPEDHVFCPSVINRSSDSSRPEAESLDSRIENLLTNSSRSAELSEGEVLSQPTSPCSAQNSPFSDDSLACSPTSCVPPTSDRVHVRLTPSDDEEDETSRAVSFLTRNSQSPTDFNTDDAKGFQSSSHPQENHATAEAEGHLSKRSTPSKDNSSLSHLGPRLPRAVTAGNSHPPVPSFPFPIPPFPPSLPPVPPRLPNGSIPIPPPGWTRPPAYLTGIPIPPPSNPPPPAFLGPPPPLMVPPSVPPPVPTYHFSMSHPPPPWPAPPFPRFNPFVPPPPPPPRPPLYDPHKVTVEKVLEVVTDELKSIIKKDIVRRMIEGVSFRVFEEWWDGQEKKQQVRPSPSVLCALITKPLNAFVKVSPVKNGVLEQTHKQIHLLGHMSKKPPLPSFKVKRKTASDPASLKDTDGALSSSDVKQAEDVPQAEDAPQAEDAAQPAPEGPKRRHARPHALDSDDDGGEGEEADDSGRGEVTTAGKVDAVVLDSCASPKLSHRDDGEDDYDEDDSIQTQLENEVAQKPREGDAAVTSHVPDGSHGGALESVSEYSSSGESEHSSDIRSPDSFSSDSFEDSSCSNLSLEDDDEEDDGSCIVISSEDESMELEPPLHPSAAPLTPGTLLDLCLQDVSHTFRVQRQRDENRYPSCPHDTRHLQDLMDPQTSRLQDPQPPSPLGFTVEPYLDVDLQSPQWTVASPEITESLRPLTPTGCLLDSDPDLLMKSKPTSPAVEEVERPQTPGRGTEAEPGSEDLCEAGEYPPLSPMSGELVHVPSEPPAASYHLYQEVPKTPGREERSGWSQFSSARAPATPGRETTLSDGSAAMCSPLSSPPPVPSMCSNPYTTAPKTPGRDIVLPRRAAVYRRTARSVASSQVMLSDRGFPMNASSSPRSLSDSSLDAADVLITSRMRTEPLRGLENVLGVLHKENSSSFRRKQWRRLKRTLHRQKSLKRIAGPCRYRGRSRCRERRILHSVWTEGLDEEDARLLRCTYDRLQEHDNGFGWLNDTVWIPHPHILVTKVHYNRTLLCLLHFNCCSLTKVVTENSDEHQHWRPKHRSGCARCEGFYQISRKDKLKYLGLTEPDAELPSTRSQGTSVRAGSDFRSEQRRLLSSFSCDSDLVKFNQLKFRKKRICFSRSHIHEWGLFAMEPIAADEMVIEYVGQIIRQVIADMREQKYEEQGIGSSYLFRVDQDTIIDATKCGNLARFINHSCNPNCYAKIITVESQKKIVIYSRQTISVNEELTYDYKFPIEDTKIPCLCGAEGCRGTLN